GTCGGGTTTAGCATCATGGTTTGTCCCTGGGGGTTGACCAAATGCTGCTGATGGGGAGGACAAGTGTTAGCCATCTTTGCCCCTTTCTGTCTTCCTGGACTTGGTGTCGCGGACTTTCGGCTCGAAGCTGGGCTGGATCTGCGACTATTGCTGGGACTTGCCCTCTTCCCCTGCCCGGCAGACTGCTTGTCCTGTTTATTACCGGCGCCGACTCCAGCACCAGCAGAAAAAGACTGTTGACCATTATTAGTGTTATTTCCACTGGCGCTGTTGTTGCCTGCTAAGCCGAGTGTAGGCGGGGCCTGTCCAATGGCTTTTAGAGTCGTTGGATTTAAACCTTGTTGGTCAAATCCCCGATTCAGATTTGGTTGCCGTGGAGGCAAAGGGATGTTGATTTTGGGAGGAAATAATCCGGCAATGGAAGCATTCAGCCTTTCGGGAGACAAGTTGATTTCAGACGGCTCTGTACTTGGTGGTCGATTGGTGGGGGTGAGCGGATGATGGTATGGCCTGGGGCTAGCTCGGTTTGGCGTTTTTGGTCTGGAACTTTGCGAGGTCGTGGACACATTTGGGAAATGAATGCCCGACATTGGGCCACCCGACTGTGGCTGAGACGGCATCTGCTGTGGACTGGCGCCTGCGTGTTGAGGGAGAGCTGTCGGGCCAGGACCTTGTTGCTTCATTACGTGACCGGCAGGAACCTGACTCGCCATCATCTGTTGATTTCCATTTCCAGGCTGCATTCCAATTTCTTGTCCGCCAGGACGGACCACAGCTTGAGACTCTTCTGATCCAGTCGCTTGGGCTCCTTGTCCACCATCAGGGATGGACAGTCTTCTCACGGTTCCAGCAAGCTAAAGAAAGCAACCAGTCATGCTTTAGTCAtcagaaggatttttttttaaatccttgaGAATAGTGGCAATGCAAGTCTGTCAAAGAAAACCCTACCTGTGGGTTTACCATTAAGGGCATTCTGGCTTTGTCAGGTGATGGAGGAACCCCTCCATGTCCCTGAAGGTTAATCATTACAGGCATGTTTCCTTGCTGGGACACAGGAAGCCTCTGCAAGTCAGATGGAGCAGCAATACTACGAGGGGGTAGTTGCCCACCAGGTGGCATAGACATGCGattcttctgctcctgctgcatctttaacatcatcatcatttgctGCTGCaaaaaccatgaaaaaaaaatcaattatacCTACATAACACAGcatcaatgaaaaacacaagaggCCATATGTCAGAAACATTTACCTGCTGTTGAAGATTGGGCTGCTGAACCTGTTGCTGATGTAGCTGTGGCTGTTgcgcttgctgctgctgctgcagatgaacttgctgctgctgttgttgcagaTGCGGTTGCTgggtttgctgctgctgttgttgttgttgttgcagatgtggttgctgtgtttgctgttgttgcagATGTGGTTGTTGAGCTTGCTGTTGTTGATGTAGATGGGGTTGTTGaacctgctgttgttgttgttgttgcagatgTGGTTGTTGAGTCTGCTGCTGTTGCAGATGTGGTTGTTgcacttgctgctgctgttgcaggtGCTGCTGTTGAGTTTGCGGCTGCTGTTGCAGATGCGGTTGCTGAGCTTGCGGCTGCTGTTGCAGATGTGGTTGCTGagcttgctgttgctgttgctgttgcagaTGTGGTTGCTGagcttgctgctgctgttgtagaTGTGGTTGTTGACCTTGCTGCTGTGGTTGCTGCAGATGCGGTTGTTGCCCTTGCTGTTGTTGCAGATGTGTTTGTTGCTGGGGTTGCAAATGTGGTTGctgtgtttgctgctgctgttggagatgtgtctgctgctgctgttgttgttgttgttggagatgtggttgctgctgttgttgttggagctgtggttgctgtgtttgctgctgttgttggagATGTGGTTGCTGTTGTTGAGCTTGCTGCTGTTGCAGATGTGTCTGCTGagcttgctgctgctgcagatgcatCTGTTGAGCCTGCTGTTGTTGCAAATGTACTTGCTGAGCTtgtggctgctgttgctgcagatGTTGCTGTTGTAAATGGGGCTGTTGcgcttgctgctgctgttgttgttgttgttgttgttgttgctgctgctgctgctgcaggtgcgtcTGTTGAGCTTGCTGTTGCAAGTGGGAAAGTtgattctgctgctgttgcaaATGTGGTTGTTGAGTCTGTTGCTGAGTTTGCTGTTGCAGATGTTGTTGCTGTAGCTGTTGTTGAAGCTGAAGAGAATGGATCTGGGTCTGACCTTGGGCTGCAGTTTGTGGCCCTTGTATTCCTTGTTGCCCTTGAGTGGTCTGGATTCCTTGCAACTGTAATTgttgaatctgctgctgttgcaattgttgctgctgcagttgctgttgctgcatctgctgctgttgtATATGTTGCTGCTGCATGTGCTGCTGCAAATGCTGAATTTGTTGTTGTGGATGTTGTTGCTGCATAAACTGCATGGGGACTTGCTGCAGCACCCTCTGGTCACCAGGAAAGCCTTGGaatttgaacaacaaaatatggaaatgtcATTTCTGTAAGACATATGGCTGACTTTTCTCAATTTAAAAATGGACGATCAACAGAAAACTTCAACTGCCCACCTGATGGCCTGTTTGGGAAGTCTGGGATCTTTTGGCCAGAATTGTCCAAGCTCATATTCTGTTCACCGGCAACGTTTGGCAGATCAGAATCATCAAGAGCACCAGTTCCATCCACaccactgaaacaaaaaatgttgcgCTCAGTGTTATACATTGATGTGACATGTATGTTAAATTGAAAACAGAAAGGAGAAACAAGTCACCCGTCCTGCTGAAGTCCCTCTCCATCTTTAGGCTTCTTCTTTCGAGGAGGTTTCTTCTTTTTGGGTTTGGCCTGACTTCCGGCACCAGCGCCTTGTTTTCCACCAGGACCAAACTGGCTGGCCGATATATCACTTTGCAGGAGATTGACAAGCAAGGGACTTGTCAGAGTCACATCTTTGTTGACCGAAAACGCACCAGGCTGTCCACATGGCCCACCCATCTGCATCTGACCAGGGAACTGTGGGTTGAAATTCATGCCATGACCTGCAAAATGGCCATTTCCAAGCTGCATGTGCTGAGGTCCACCCATCATCCCTTGTTGCTGGGCCTGCATATCGGGCACCATCTGGGACATGCCCAGGTCCCCTGTACCACTATTAGGATCCGCCATTGGGTGTTGATGTTGTTGGGAtgcttgttgttgctgttgctgctgctgctgctgctgctgttgttgctgctgctgctgctgttgttgttgttgttgttgttgttgctgctgctgttgttgtaaTAGGgcatgttgctgttgttgcttctgctgctgtaactgttgttGTTGCAACTGCTGTTGAATTAGGGGCAGGCCAGCAGGGAGCCTCATTTGTTGACCGTGCATGCCCATCAAGGGGTTGGCATTACCAGCACCGGGAATTTGTTGGGACTGCTGCTGTGATATctgctgttgatgttgttgctgctgctgctgctgaagttgCTGCTGTAactgatgttgctgctgctgctgctgctgctgctgcaactgctgttgttgtagttgagccatttgttgctgttgttgggGAGTCATCTGCTGTGGACCTGCTGGGCCCTGAAATTGGGCCATGTTGCCCGGAATATTTGCACTAGGGCCTCGCAAAATCTGTCCAGGCATAACTCCAGGGGGAATTTTGCCGCCAAAAGCCTGCTTGTTACCCGACATTTGGCTAGCAACCATTTGTTCCATCATCGtattctgttgctgctgctgcatgagcATAGTCTGATGGCCCTGGCCTCCAACCATCTGACCCTGCCCATGCATCACCCCCTGGCCTTGCTGAGGCATCATCTGCTTGGGTGGGGTCATCCCTCCCCTCTGCCCTTGACTGTGGGGCCTTGAGAGGACAGTCTGACCAGCACCCTGGCCTTGAACCATCTGGCTGGGGGAGGAGGACACGGGTTGGGTCTGATGCTGGAGGCCCATCATCTGGGTCTGAAGGCTAGCTTGTTGCGGGCCCATTGTAGGCCCAGTGTTTGTACCCGGCGTCTGATTTGCCATGCCACCTTGTACAACCATAACATTTGATTGGCCATGGGGTGGAGGACCCTGCATTGGGTTTGGGGTTGATGCTGATGGTTGAGCTCCTGATAAGAAAACAAGGTGACCCAAGTCAGTATCACGTTCTCTCTCAACAAAAATGTCTCAACACCATTTCTTCTAAACccagcaaaaaacaaacacgaCAATACAATAAATAGACAGTAGTACAAAGGAAAATAAGAGTTCTACCTGCATGAGTTACAGTTTGATTGCTTAGTAACTGCTGATTGTTTCCTCCCATTGGATTCGCCGCTGCGTTGGCATTTACTTGACCCTGGACAAAGTTTGGAGCTGGAAAGCCCATGGGCCGTTTTGGCATTCCTGAAAATACAACAGTTAGAGGAGACATCAACTCGATGAAACATGAACAAGGTACTTCACGAATTCACCACAAACCTGGATGAATTTGTTGACCAGGTTGGCCATGCTGAGGCATTCCAATGAATCCTTGTTGCAGGTTGCCCTGTTGTCCCAGGGCTGCCCTCCCTGGGGAGCACACACCTTGGGGAAATCCCTGTGGAGTTGTTGGTCTTTGAACCATCATAGGTGGAGTCCCAGGTGAACCTTGCTGAAAAGGAGATGAGGACGAACCCGGAGACTTGGCTGTAAGGTTGCCTTGTGGACCAGAAGCTGatgggagggggggaggaggtcGAGGTGCTCCTCCCATGCCACCAGCTTGGGGTCCTTTAGGCTGAGGTGTCGCAAACTGAGCCATggatgtctgctgctgctgtatttGACCCTGTCCCATCGCATTGAATACCTGACCTGCCTGCTGGCTACCAAAGGGGTACGGGGGTGGAGGGTGACTGGGGGTCTGTACAGTAGCAAGGGAAGGACGTTGAACCATCTGGGCTTGGGGTGGAGGCTTTCTCCAGGCGGGGTTTCCTTGGGCATTCGGTGGTTGAAGGACCCCAGAAGGCAGCTGATTCCAGCCTGGTGGCACAACCATTTGTCCAGAGGCATTGAATTGTGGTCTTGGTCCAAGCTGAGCCAGCTGTGCTTGCTGCTGTTGGTGATGTTgttgctgaagctgctgcattGCAGCTGGGTTCAGCGGTCTACCAGCCTGAAGAGCCTGCATGTGATGCGCAGCCTGGGGAGGCATGGGCCCAGAGCCATGGGGATCTGCCTGTTGGTGCTgaagctgctgttgctgctgaacgGACATTCCTGGCATCATTGACTCCATCATGTCTGTAGGAGGGAAGAATGCTTTATCACCACCCTGCACAGTGAAATATAATTGAAATTTCATCTGTGATGAGGCATGTTGGAAGTGATACCTGTCTGTGTAGGTGGCCGTTGAATACGAGGGTGCATCTGACCACTGCTACCTGGTACCATGGCCTGACCTGCCATTCCAGGCCCTGGGGGAACCATTGACGGATTTGCCATTCTCACACCTCCTGTTCAATACATTACAATAATTTTCATTTAAGAAAGAAAGGGATTTTAGATTCAGCTACAGAGGAGTGTTTATTTGGAAGGTATGTTTACCTTGACCAGGCTGACCCTGGAAGCCCATATCCATTCTCATTTGACCAGGGGCTCCAATTGGTCCATTCACTCTGACTTCTTGTCCTCTATTTGGTCCCATCGCCACGTTAATGGCCCCCTCccctgaaaagaaaaacagaaaattcaGCTGCAGAGCCAATAATGGAGACTTTACATTCaaataacattacatttttaagaCTCAAGAGCTCattcgctgcattggacttgcatacatgaacatgatgatACCACGACGGCCAGCTCCACACCGTTTGACAGTTGACACGGGTGTGTGACAGTTGGGgagagtttggtggactttggttcacatgGATTTTAAAACAGGAAACCTTTGAGAATTACATTGgtcaactctgagtctcaggatctgtgtttgttttattagatggagtggtcctaatAGGTTTTCCAACGCGATAGATATCTTTCTATGGAAAGCAATTgctcaacaaattctaaaacagtCGAAGTCTTAGTGAAATCATGAAACATGCCAAGGAAAGACAACCACTTAAGGagggagaattgtgaaaaggtttttcatcacaccagaCAAGGGACTAAAAGTTTGTGTTATGATTTTCGAGAATAGAGTAAGAAATTATCATTTATTGACATCCATAGTTTTAGAAAACTGTTAAGAGACGTGAGATACATTGAgagagcagacagacggctcaatttaacccctaaataaaactagcagagcagtctgtcaaaCTCGACTGGGTTCTACGAGAgaaacatttaatttctcatctCGACACTTAGTTAATTATTATATCGAAACGTAAACAAATGATGATATTGGAGACAAAGTCCACCAATAAttgtcatcataaaacagtttcaagagagactgcagtgagtccaacacatggaatagaataaaTAGAGATAAGaataatagaatagaataaatacattctgatatatatatgtacagatgttgtgtatatatatatatatatatatatatatatatatatatatatagttgagtATTCAATGTAAACATTGCCATAAATAATCAGTAGCTACCAATAATAACTTTCATAATATAAAACACCGACCTTCAATCTGCACTGAGAGAATCCCCAGGTCTCGTAGTTGCTGCTGGTTGTTCTGGGCTAACAATCTGAGACGCTCAGCAGCATCTCGAGGAATGTTGAAGGTAACCCGAACACTGTTCCACGGCTCGACATGCTGAGGCTCAATTTTCTTTGAatctaaaaacaaagaaatattaTGAGCACGTACACATGATGACCATGAGTATGAGAGTAAGTATAAAAAATCATTCTGACGATATCAATTTCAAAAGGGATGCTCACAGAAGTGTCTTTGAATCTTTAGTCTTCTCCTGCCAAGGATGGTCATTACTCTCCTGTCATTTTGTTTCTCATAACTTTCCTGTTCTCATTGATGACCACAGTCTTTCCTCACCTTGTCCATCTACAACATCTGTCCTCTTCATATGCCTGCTTGCTTCATCATCAGCACACTGTTTTCAACAATTGTTTGGATAGACATCTTGGCttttcctctgcttcctcattTAATAACACCTAAAGTAATACATCTTGTGTTCATCCAGGGAAAAAATATCTCAATTAAGTCACTTTTCTTTCATATGATTACTACACAAAGTTGCCAAAAACATTTAGTCATTAAAGTTGTTATACTGGATATCAACACAATCTCAAGGACACAAACTCTATGACATAATGTTGAGCGGTCAATATTTTCACAATATGTACATTGGCTTTGGTCTTTTGAACTAAAAcaactaaaagaaaaatataatcaagataaaaacacaaacccATATCAAGCACAGTCGGTATGCCACGAAGGACAGTGTCAAGTTTATGTCTGAAGTCCTCATCATCCATGTTGCCCTGGAAGGCAACGAAGACCGTGAAGTCTTCGGTTTCTTGTGTGTTCTCATCAGTATAATCCACGCCATGTTGTTCTTTGTTGGTCTCCCCTTCTGCAGCTCCATGGCAACTGGTAGCATCTTCACCAGCATCATCACCCACACCAGAGTCCTGGTCGGAATCATCAGGATGCAGATCCTCCATTCTCTGGGATAGATGCGGTGGAGAGAGTGCTTGTGCCATTCTCCTCTCAGAGTAGGAGGGGAGTTTCAGATTTTAAGCTGAAAATTGACATGGGAAAGATTGGTATGAAAACACATGCGAGGAACAGCTGAGAATCTACTACACGCAAATGACATCATATGGTAACATGGGGCAAGATTTTATGTCATGACTAATATCATATTCAACCGATCCATTGCACATTACAATCAAAGCATTTAGAGACACCAATAAACGCAGCGCATGTACGTTTATCCGCATAGTGCAGCTTTGTTGACATGTAAGGCCCAGAATTAGCGCAGGCCTTAGCAACCGCTATCGCAAAAATAGAGCCCAATGAAGTCGACGTATTTAAAATGAAAGCGCGAAACTGGGCCAGTTTTATCAAATTACATTGCAGGACATCAGTATCTTTCCGCAGAGTAGTATGTTTGGGGGCGAGGAACACCGTGCGTGTTTTCGCCGGTATTTGCAGTCTCGTAAGCTCCAGTTAGCAGTCGTTAGCAGTTAGCTCCAGCGCTCGTACGTACCAATGATGCAAGCATTACGGGACACTAAACTATGATTAGATTCTGTTTATCTGCTAAACAATGCAAAAACTAAACAACAATAAGACAACGGAGACACTCACCGTGCATATCCATCTTGAAATGAGATAAACCATTCGACATCTTTACGCAGGGCTCCCTTACTAACCGTGAAACGACATCGGCAAGCGACGCGCATGAGCGTCCCAGATTTAGCCGTTTCCGGTGataaatttcaaaataaaatgtacgtAGGAAAGTGTTTACACCCAGACAAATGTATACCGTTTTTTTCCAGCAAtgtctcatatttatttttcaattaatttatttttacagtacATTACAACATGTACACATGAAATAAAGAATATACTGTCGTGCAAACATGAGCATCAACAAAAAGGAATCAAATcatacttttactgttacgTATGAACAAAATATTGATATGTAATCACTAGAACAGGCCTCCACAAACTATTCATAGAAGGACGGTAACCAGTGTGGCTTCCTgccatgaaatatttcaagaacaGGGATATAATGAACAAATTGACAGATTTAgcaatttgtgaaaaataaaacaataaccaAAGCGTCCCAGCTAAAATAGCTCCTAGTAAGATAGTATAGtgtaaaaacaatatttgtaATAAACAGTGAATGTGTGGAGTGTAATGACAACAACTCAACATCTATGTGTGGAGTATCAACAGCGCCTGGACATATGTACACGGAATAGGTAGACATGTTGCATGGCAGATGAGTGAACTGGGAGCTGTTTGGCtagtttaaaaatacatgaccTCCATGCAGATAATTCAACAAATAATATCATGATGTCACATTGTAGTTTGAGCTGAGACCATATCGTATAGTGAAGGTTGACAGGCACACCAAACTATCTCCAGTTATTACAGCCTTGCTATGGCATGAGAGACATTGTGATGGCTGACGCATCCACACTGCGAGGGTCCTTCACTCCGACAATGAGGTCATTTGTTCGCTGTGTACCTTCCACCAATGACAACACATCTTTCCGTTCAACTCTGTGACCTTTGGCTTGTAGTACCTTTATGTCTTCATCTGAAAACTCAGCTGCAGATGGAAGAAAGACAATAGTGTTTTGAAAATGGCACTGGAACAGGTGGTCTTCTGCCTGCCTTTTTCATAAAAGTATGTATTTTGAGGCAGCTGTCGCTTCTCTGAACTCTTTCAAATACTCACAGTCAACCAACAGTATATTGTTCTGCAGCTGTGGGTGGAGTCTTCCGTAGGACAGACTGTCGCTCATGTTTTTACGTGACGTCAGGACATTCATCAACACCTGGCGATGATTCGGAAAACGTCATCAGATGAGCAGTCTGGTTTAACGCAACTAACATTGTTATATTTACCTGCGTGATGCTACTTAGAGATCTGTCTGCGTGAGACGAACTGAGAGCCACATACGTGCCACAAAAGCCCACCGCTGGTCTTACGACTGTGGGCATCAGAAAGGACATGGGCCTCTTTCCAGGTTGAAGGTAGTTATGCTGGTGACAAGAGTAACCATTTAGATGACCCTATTTCTATTgctatgtttaaaaaaacagggCATATTTACTGGATTAGGTGATGAGCGTTGAGTCTTATTCGGCCAGGAGAAATCCAATATTTGGCTGTTCAACAGGACTCCAGACGGGGTCACCAGTTGGCTGCCGAAAGGTTTGTTCAATGAGCTGAGAAGGGAAAACAAACAACTCTCAGTTGACAGTAAACAAAATTGTTTGGTTGACTCTTTCTACAACCTGTTCCCTCCCCTACCACCCTGCAGCCACTCCCAAAACATAAACAGAAGCAGCACCACTTTAATTACTTGAACTCTTGTAACATGGGGAGCAACAAACGCACAAAAATAAGTTGATACAATTTGTCTTATCACATTGAAATACCTCACTACTGATACAATGTGGTCATCTGGGCCCATCACCATGACCTGTGCTGCTTGTCCACCCTCCTCCAGCACAAATGAAGGCGTGTAATGGCTGACCGGGTAAGTCTGAGAGTCACTGATCTTGTCACGCAGTTTGGATGCTTGTGTTTTGCTGTAAAACAATAACAGGAGACTAGTTTCACCACCAACAAATGTGGTGCCCACAAAGAGAACATCTGCTCGTACCTCAACATATTGGTGACCATGTCCGACACTGTCGAGTCAAACATGGGGTCTCCCAGCCCACTGGCCAAGCCCAGAGCGATCTTCACAGACTGTTAAATTACCAAGGATTAGATGGTTCTCTATTCTGCTAACTTGTTTTGAAGTGCACGACATGAGAATAGTGTGTAATTACCTCTGCAATGCGGTGATACATGCTGCTCCTCGGCACCTGACCAGTAATATTGAATCCTTCCAGAATGTTCAGAGCACTGATCAGTGCCACGCCTGCATGTGGGGCTGGGGCTGCTAACACATTGTACCCTTTGGAGAATGGTCAGACATTAAATATAAAGCGTGTATATCAACTTCACCATATGACTTTGATCTCTTATGACAGTATTATCGTTGAAAATACTTGACTTAAGATACTGCTGGGTAACACATTCACGCAAAACAAATATGTAAACGCCGAACGTGGGTGTAAACATGTCACCATGTGCATATGAACAGCATGACGTGGTCATAAAACAGAGGGAGGAAAGCTGTGTCGACAACCTTGATAGTGGATTTCAGCTGGTTGCTGCAGGACAGTACTGTAGTTGCTGAAGTCTTCTTCTACGAGCACGCCCCCACTCTCCTGCACCTGAAAAGAGGAAGTTTAAAGTAAAATACCACCACAATTCATTATGAGTGACTATGTAAAAATACCACACTGAAGTTCATTTGTAAAACAGAAAGCATCCCAAGCCAATGGCTGTGTATTTGAGGGACAACAGTCGAAGTTTCTACAGCGTGAGATAACGTATGACTGAATATTTCCCATTCTATATTGAGAGTCTATGTAAAATAGAAACCTACTTACTGCATTAACCATTTCCTGTGTTAAGTTTCCATTGTAAAATTCTGAAATCCCCTTCAAGGCAACGTCATCCAAGATGGCAGCCAAATCCAGGCGCCGGCTGAACAATCCAGGGAGAGGAGGCCGCCCGTTGGGAAGGAAAAGATCTCGGAATGCATCCGAAACGTTTTGGTCCTTGACCTTGGCGAGCGCGTCAGCTAgcgaaacaaaaacaacacatcaaCATATTTGACAAGAAACTTACAATACATTTGAATCCACCCTGATCACTAACCTAAATCATGCGTAACATTGAATCCTTTTCGGGCAACATCTGCAGCCAGGGTAACCACATCTTTCCACTGCATCCTGGGGAATTAACAGGGTGTATCTACCAGTTTAAAAAGTCAATGTAGCAAATTGCAATGAGCTAGTTATGAGTATTTGTCAAGCCATTTTATCAgctgactgactggtgcatcaGGTCATCACAAGAGCTCTTTCACTAAAGATACAGACACTTCAAATTTCACCTCCTCTGCAGTAAAGATGGTAGTGCTTCAGCAGTTTACTGAATATATGCATTGATATCGCACCTGCACTTTATAATAGAAGAAAGGAAGtggtagaaaaaaatgaatagaatgACCAGGATGAATACCTGCCATACAGCTGGTGTGCCTGATGCATCCCACTGAGCATGCCTGGTACTCCCACCAACAGCCCAGGCTGAAATGAAATGGCATTATTTAATCTGAATACATAAGTGTAACACGACATAAAATACTATGTAATTGACTACATCATAACCAAATGTGGTTTTCACTATTTAAAGTCTAGCCATGCTTCTGCTTTTATTCCAATTCAAATTAAATCACTTACCTTTAAGTGAAGATTTGTCTGCATCAGATCCTCATGAAGGCCAGCCGGGGCTGTCTCTCTGAAGTCGATGATCCTTGTCTTGTTCTTGCGTATATCATGCACCAACATGACTCCACCACTATCCAAAGTAAGATCTCATTTAAATCagattctgttttatttttcaagctATTTTATGCAACTTACCCTCCCAAACCAGAGGTGTGTGGGTGGACAATTCCTAAACACAGAGAGGCGGCAATGGCTGCATCAACACTTGAACCTTGCTTCTCTAAAATTTCAAACCCGAGAGAGGTACATGGAGTGGCGTCAGTCACCACAGCTCCTTGGTTGAAGACctagcaagaaaaaaaatacctgtTTACAGACCGATGATGTCTTAAAGCGGATTTAATCGACTGCGTGGGGCCTCCAGCGTTTGAAACCATGTACAATCCTGTGTTATTACAACATAGTTACATGGGCACAGCCTCACCTGAGGATCTCCAAAGTAGATCTGCACGATGAGAGCTATCGTGACTCCAGTGGCGAAAGTGAGGCAAGCTGTGATAATGACTGTGAGCCCATCTCGCTGGCAAGCACATCCTTCCTGAAACGGGTCTGTTGTGGTCTCCCGAAAGGATG
This portion of the Synchiropus splendidus isolate RoL2022-P1 chromosome 18, RoL_Sspl_1.0, whole genome shotgun sequence genome encodes:
- the LOC128749650 gene encoding glutathione hydrolase 7, giving the protein MNTAVPDSGTGNTNAGDLKDSNPQQTLGSAYSPVDYMSITSFPRLPEDDLSTENSLRFRKDDDIVLSEQDTDPDLFLKSARLQRLPSSASDLANKDFASFRETTTDPFQEGCACQRDGLTVIITACLTFATGVTIALIVQIYFGDPQVFNQGAVVTDATPCTSLGFEILEKQGSSVDAAIAASLCLGIVHPHTSGLGGGGVMLVHDIRKNKTRIIDFRETAPAGLHEDLMQTNLHLKPGLLVGVPGMLSGMHQAHQLYGRMQWKDVVTLAADVARKGFNVTHDLADALAKVKDQNVSDAFRDLFLPNGRPPLPGLFSRRLDLAAILDDVALKGISEFYNGNLTQEMVNAVQESGGVLVEEDFSNYSTVLQQPAEIHYQGYNVLAAPAPHAGVALISALNILEGFNITGQVPRSSMYHRIAESVKIALGLASGLGDPMFDSTVSDMVTNMLSKTQASKLRDKISDSQTYPVSHYTPSFVLEEGGQAAQVMVMGPDDHIVSVVSSLNKPFGSQLVTPSGVLLNSQILDFSWPNKTQRSSPNPHNYLQPGKRPMSFLMPTVVRPAVGFCGTYVALSSSHADRSLSSITQVLMNVLTSRKNMSDSLSYGRLHPQLQNNILLVDSEFSDEDIKVLQAKGHRVERKDVLSLVEGTQRTNDLIVGVKDPRSVDASAITMSLMP